Part of the Candidatus Baltobacteraceae bacterium genome is shown below.
AGGTCTTGTTGCCCAGCGGCCGATGGTTGACTACACGCGCGCCGATCGTCATCTCTTGGAAAGCGCGGCGCTGGTCGTTGCGCAGCGGCGTTGCCGTACCCTTGCGCACGTCGAGTAGGGCGGTCTCTTCGGGGTACGCCGCGAGAACGTCGGCGGGTAGCGTGAACTTCAACTCGACGGGTTCCCCTTCGACGAGTGCCTCGCCGCAGATCATCAGCAGTCCGCCGGCCGAAACGTCGCCCGCCTTCGCCTGCCGGTAGTCTTCTTTGGGCGTGCGGTAGATGATCGGGAACTGGGTGACGACCCGCACGGTCGAGCGCGTAAGCCGCTCGGTCGTCGGGAGGTTGCGAACCGCCGCCTCATTGGCGCGCATTTGCGCCTGGCGCTGGTAGTTCGCGTTCATCGTCCGCGCCAGCTCGTCGACTTCCTGGGGCGACATCTTGTCGAGGCGAACGCGATAGATGAATCGCGGACCGCTCTGGGCACGAGCGACGACGGTTCCGCGCGCCACCGCGCGCTGACCGCTCGACGCCTGGAACGGAAACTCGACGACGTCACCGTACTCGAAGAGCACGACCGTCCGGAAACGGCATTCGGAGGGGCTGAGATGTTCGATCACGCAGTTCGCGGGAGCGATCCCGCGGGTGCTGACCGTGGTAGGAAACTCGAGCGACCGAGGTGCTTTGGCGAGCTCGGCTTTGGGGGCGGTCGGTTTTTGTTTTGTGTTGCCTATCCATGACATAATCGAGACTTCCTACGGCTCGATTTTTATGGTCGGCTGCCCTATCCCCGAAGATTAAGGTTTTTGCCGAAGCTTTACACGGCCTACGGCGTCGACAAACCGCGTGATTTGGTCGCGATCGTGACGGCTGAGGCCGACGAAATTGACGCCGTACGCGTACAGCTCCG
Proteins encoded:
- a CDS encoding PilZ domain-containing protein, with amino-acid sequence MSWIGNTKQKPTAPKAELAKAPRSLEFPTTVSTRGIAPANCVIEHLSPSECRFRTVVLFEYGDVVEFPFQASSGQRAVARGTVVARAQSGPRFIYRVRLDKMSPQEVDELARTMNANYQRQAQMRANEAAVRNLPTTERLTRSTVRVVTQFPIIYRTPKEDYRQAKAGDVSAGGLLMICGEALVEGEPVELKFTLPADVLAAYPEETALLDVRKGTATPLRNDQRRAFQEMTIGARVVNHRPLGNKTYAYGLAFTCIDGFQHEEIARYTHAVQRARNRH